In Drosophila innubila isolate TH190305 chromosome 2R unlocalized genomic scaffold, UK_Dinn_1.0 1_C_2R, whole genome shotgun sequence, the following are encoded in one genomic region:
- the LOC117784490 gene encoding phosphatidylinositol 3-kinase 2, with protein sequence MPFGRKSPLEALALPGVMLAYKYSQFRQRRREAASRRVTERELSALHHKIDKLLSKLEEESEPDPPTSQEDECVICINARATMQTSPCGHRVVCRRCFVKTIQSAVAQRLLPLRCVICRARVNRLTSSSGSWRIQESASSYSMGAKSWASAGVHAGGVVASASSYSMNDAHSEHHAFHQPTLHTAAGARHHYAAPRGAHGRVSQSDSLYSMSSTGSAGSTLSGYSHYSKTSSISSSGPCSPASPAAITASAASANHLAPPSPNTHHHHNQHHNQHHNQHHNQHQVISPSGSSSCSSTSVGSLSPRDNGVHHSHHGGCPSGCSGAVPRKPLHMLSNSASTSSSSSSSGSASGAMTPMMPTHTYPGRRHVKSRLLDLQNRLPPIKEFRSPAKVPHPSPVHVSNPRFRYASYTKSSGHELAPLLRESASPPPPRRPSPMNIQLSCTALAPPPLKAGGAKICPVTSKNSLPKNAYVMPKDKKLPNGAGAPINSKAPGGRSASLGGSSSSTSKSGACGSSSVIGGAAGSNCKPHSCASSRSFPLFTNSSSNKEKADNKKNESMERKKKEEKLKMKAEKEARKEEKRLAKEEERLAKLHAKEEKKRGKKEAKELLLANDGNNKK encoded by the exons GACAAGTTGCTGAGCAAACTTGAGGAGGAGAGCGAACCGGATCCGCCTACCTCGCAGGAGGATGAATGTGTGATCTGCATCAATGCACGCGCCACAATGCAGACCTCGCCGTGTGGCCATCGAGTTGTCTGCCGGCGTTGCTTTGTCAAGACCATACAGAGTGCGGTGGCCCAACGACTGCTGCCTCTGCGGTGCGTGATCTGCAGGGCGCGGGTGAACAGACTGACGTCGTCATCGGGCAGCTGGCGCATACAGGAGTCGGCCAGCAGTTACTCCATGGGTGCCAAAAGCTGGGCCTCAGCGGGTGTACACGCTGGCGGCGTGGTCGCTTCAGCCAGCTCCTATTCCATGAATGATGCACACAGCGAACACCATGCATTCCATCAGCCCACGTTGCACACGGCGGCAGGTGCTCGACATCACTATGCAGCGCCACGTGGAGCACATGGACGTGTGTCGCAGTCGGACAGCCTGTACTCGATGAGTTCGACGGGATCGGCGGGCTCCACGCTATCGGGTTATTCGCACTACTCCAAGACGTCTTCCATATCGAGCAGTGGCCCCTGCTCGCCTGCCTCGCCCGCGGCGATCACTGCGTCGGCTGCCAGTGCCAATCATCTGGCACCGCCATCACCCAATACACACCATCATCATAATCAGCATCATAATCAGCATCATAATCAGCACCATAATCAGCATCAGGTGATCTCACCATCGGGCTCATCCTCCTGTTCCTCGACTAGCGTTGGCTCGCTTTCGCCGCGTGACAATGGAGTACATCATTCACATCATGGCGGTTGCCCCAGCGGCTGCTCTGGCGCTGTGCCGCGCAAGCCGCTGCATATGCTGAGCAATTCCGCCTCCACATCCTCATCGAGCAGCAGTAGTGGTAGTGCCAGCGGCGCCATGACGCCCATgatgcccacacacacatacccgGGAAGGCGACACGTCAAGAGTCGTCTGCTCGATCTCCAGAATCGACTGCCACCCATTAAGGAGTTTCGCAGTCCTGCCAAAGTGCCTCATCCCTCGCCGGTGCACGTCAGCAATCCACGTTTTCG CTACGCCTCGTATACGAAGTCAAGCGGCCATGAACTGGCGCCTCTGCTGCGGGAATCGGCATCTCCGCCTCCGCCGCGTCGCCCCAGCCCGATGAACATACAGCTGAGCTGTACGGCACTGGCACCGCCACCACTGAAAGCTGGCGGCGCCAAGATTTGTCCGGTTACCTCAAAGAACTCGCTACCCAAGAATGCCTATGTGATGCCCAAGGACAAGAAACTTCCGAATGGTGCTGGTGCCCCAATAAATAGCAAGGCGCCAGGCGGACGAAGTGCATCATTGgggggcagcagcagctccactTCCAAGTCAGGTGCGTGCGGCAGTTCCTCCGTCATCGGTGGCGCTGCAGGGAGTAACTGTAAGCCACATTCGTGTGCTTCGAGTCGAAGTTTTCCTCTTTTTacgaacagcagcagcaaca AGGAGAAAGCCGACAACAAGAAGAACGAATCCATGGAGCGCAAAAAGAAGGAAGAGAAGCTCAAGATGAAAGCTGAAAAGGAAGCCAGAAAg GAGGAGAAGCGTTTGGCCAAGGAGGAGGAGCGTCTAGCCAAGCTGCATGCCAAGGAGGAAAAGAAACGCGGCAAGAAGGAAGCCAAAGAGCTATTGTTGGCTAACGATGgcaataataagaaataa